The Verrucomicrobium spinosum DSM 4136 = JCM 18804 genome includes a region encoding these proteins:
- a CDS encoding capsid cement protein gives MKQLLVAVATAVVTAGDRLFGGRPRHGVAMANTYEEAVGTHHSAVDRKAEAAITTRHLLYKKGTADNQVSACGAAEIPLGTVDNIVDIDERVSVLLLGKGSTKKMVASEAITVGEQVFTAAAGKVQDLPAGAGTYYGVGTALTAAGADGDLIEVQDCVPVKLVVT, from the coding sequence ATGAAACAACTACTCGTGGCTGTTGCGACCGCTGTCGTCACAGCCGGTGACCGCCTGTTTGGCGGACGGCCCCGCCACGGCGTGGCCATGGCCAATACCTATGAGGAGGCAGTCGGCACGCATCACAGCGCCGTCGACCGCAAGGCGGAGGCCGCCATCACCACCCGCCATCTCCTCTACAAGAAAGGGACGGCGGACAACCAGGTCTCCGCCTGCGGAGCCGCTGAAATCCCCCTGGGCACGGTGGACAACATTGTCGATATCGATGAGCGCGTGAGCGTGCTCCTGCTCGGCAAGGGGTCCACCAAGAAGATGGTAGCCTCCGAGGCCATCACTGTGGGCGAGCAAGTCTTCACCGCCGCCGCTGGCAAGGTGCAAGATCTGCCTGCGGGTGCTGGCACCTACTACGGGGTCGGCACGGCACTCACTGCGGCGGGTGCAGACGGCGACCTCATCGAGGTGCAGGACTGCGTGCCTGTGAAGCTGGTCGTGACCTAA
- a CDS encoding phage protease yields MHTRLLTAAASLLLRLVSMFRAAPGRVAMANEAIANALLGDAGFEVVDQGHLFVPYGNYAHKLGEQRFDQAAAQQLVSNFNKPWSRIKRLANVGTPVYIGHPDVPGQGHLYPDGKAYAWIESLQAEATGLRIVPKWSKPGAEMIANAHYRYHSVYWDAMPDGKGGYRPVYLISVGLTNTPNIPVPALANEADNTPTNEIAPMKLSPELLKLLGLAETADEAAVIQAVTKIVADLAALKDAKTGADQAKKDAEVAKTDLETTKTGLENAVKAARSARIELALDRLVTEGRVLPAERTAESTRLLALANDAAIGTELETLGKADPKLKTKSQTTEAAARRAEALQPKTDPTRAQAIANAVQVERDILERTYPGNPNNHAQSFTNARRKHPTVFQPQTAA; encoded by the coding sequence ATGCACACCCGTCTTCTCACCGCTGCTGCCAGCCTGCTGCTCCGCCTTGTCTCGATGTTCCGTGCCGCGCCTGGTCGTGTGGCAATGGCCAATGAAGCCATCGCCAACGCCCTCCTGGGCGATGCCGGGTTCGAGGTGGTGGACCAGGGGCATCTGTTCGTGCCTTATGGCAACTACGCGCACAAGCTGGGGGAGCAGCGCTTTGATCAGGCGGCGGCCCAGCAGCTCGTCTCGAATTTCAACAAGCCCTGGTCCCGTATCAAGCGTTTGGCCAATGTGGGCACGCCTGTCTACATCGGGCATCCTGACGTGCCAGGGCAAGGCCACCTGTATCCCGATGGCAAAGCCTATGCCTGGATCGAGTCCCTCCAGGCTGAAGCCACGGGCCTGCGCATCGTGCCCAAGTGGAGCAAGCCTGGGGCGGAGATGATCGCCAACGCCCACTACCGCTACCACTCCGTGTACTGGGACGCCATGCCAGACGGCAAGGGCGGCTACCGCCCCGTCTACCTCATTTCCGTGGGCTTGACCAACACGCCCAACATCCCTGTGCCCGCTCTCGCCAATGAGGCGGACAACACACCCACCAACGAAATCGCACCCATGAAACTAAGCCCTGAGCTGCTCAAACTGCTGGGTCTGGCTGAGACCGCCGATGAAGCGGCCGTCATCCAGGCTGTCACCAAGATCGTCGCCGACCTGGCCGCCCTTAAAGATGCCAAGACTGGCGCTGACCAGGCAAAGAAAGACGCGGAGGTCGCGAAGACGGACTTGGAAACTACCAAGACGGGTCTGGAAAACGCGGTCAAAGCCGCCCGCTCCGCCCGCATTGAGCTCGCCCTGGACCGCCTGGTCACTGAGGGCCGCGTGCTCCCCGCTGAGCGGACCGCAGAGTCCACCCGCCTGCTGGCCCTCGCCAACGATGCCGCCATCGGCACCGAGCTGGAGACGCTCGGCAAGGCCGACCCCAAGCTCAAGACGAAGAGCCAGACGACCGAAGCCGCCGCCCGCCGTGCAGAGGCCTTGCAGCCGAAGACGGACCCGACCCGTGCCCAGGCCATCGCCAACGCGGTGCAGGTGGAGCGGGACATCCTGGAGCGGACCTACCCAGGCAACCCCAACAACCACGCGCAGTCCTTCACCAACGCCCGCAGGAAGCATCCCACCGTTTTCCAGCCGCAGACGGCCGCCTGA